A window of Castanea sativa cultivar Marrone di Chiusa Pesio chromosome 1, ASM4071231v1 contains these coding sequences:
- the LOC142622243 gene encoding F-box protein SKIP1-like: MDNNKKKEEEEGEGSGCTEPESDWADLTRECLTNILSRLTLEQRWLGPMLVCKSWLQACTDSSLHSSFDVEPHFGTNTDSPRWWTPDFERKINSMLRSVVVWSDHSLTAIRTRHCSDLALSFAAERCPKLEVLSIKSCQNVTDVSMAKIAFRCTKLRELDISYCYEISHESLVLIGRNCPNLKVLKRNLMNWLDSSQHFGVVPNEYLNACPQDGDSEAAAIGKYMPYLEHLEIQFSKLSAKGLTLICQGCVNLKYLDLSGCTSLTGRDIANASSNLKVLEIKKPNFYMPRSVYHADRYGHWRLYDERFQTDVFRI; encoded by the exons ATGGATAACaacaagaagaaggaagaagaagaaggagaaggatCAGGATGCACCGAACCCGAATCCGATTGGGCAGATTTGACCCGCGAGTGCCTCACCAACATACTCTCCCGGCTAACCCTGGAGCAGCGATGGCTTGGACCCATGCTCGTCTGCAAGTCATGGCTCCAAGCCTGCACGGACTCTTCTCTCCACTCCAGCTTCGACGTCGAGCCCCACTTCGGCACCAACACCGACTCGCCTCGATGGTGGACCCCAGATTTCGAGAGGAAGATCAATTCCATGCTTCGATCCGTCGTCGTTTGGAGCGATCACTCTCTCACTGCCATTCGCACCCGTCACTGCTCCGATCTCGCTCTCTCTTTCGCCGCTGAAAG GTGCCCAAAGCTTGAGGTCCTGTCAATCAAGAGCTGTCAGAATGTTACTGATGTATCTATGGCAAAGATAGCTTTTCGGTGCACCAAGCTTAGGGAACTAGATATCAGCTACTGCTACGAGATATCTCATGAGTCGTTGGTGTTAATTGGAAGGAATTGCCCAAACCTTAAAGTTCTGAAGCGAAATCTAATGAATTGGTTGGATTCTTCCCAACATTTTGGAGTTGTCCCTAATGAGTATCTAAATGCTTGTCCACAAGATGGGGACTCTGAAGCTGCTGCTATTGGAAAATATATGCCTTATTTGGAGCACCTTGAAATTCAGTTCTCCAAGTTGTCTGCTAAGGGCCTTACTTTGATATGCCAAGGCTGTGTGAACCTCAAGTACTTGGATTTGTCTGGTTGTACGAGCTTGACTGGTCGGGATATTGCTAATGCATCATCGAATCTGAAGGTTCTGGAGATTAAGAAGCCAAATTTCTATATGCCAAGGTCAGTCTATCACGCAGATAGGTATGGCCATTGGAGATTGTATGATGAGAGGTTTCAAACAGATGTTTTCCGGATTTGA
- the LOC142622779 gene encoding protein MULTIPOLAR SPINDLE 1, whose amino-acid sequence MSGSEEAQASKTNTDPKDESLKFALALSLLRSKLHQNQPPPPSNLSDSDALRWKRKAKERKQEILRLREDLKEAEDASQCDLFPKSASCKCYFFDNLGKLSPKRLEVEDGSDRRFNDVLRRRFFRQVRSKERRRRTNGSIQRRQLSDLNSDDETEQLRASVDFLVELCDTVSNVEESSFTNWAHQAVDFILASLKNLLPTGKNMELIEGIVSSLIMRLVRRMCSPLKLDESLDTDSDAQFYVQHLIRKLGSEAYIGQRTILSVSQRISVLAESLLFLDPFDEAFPNMHECMFTLIQLIEFLISDYLLMWSRDEGFEQMLFEEWVASVLHARKALELLESRNGLYVLYIDRVTGELSKQVSQSSSLQKLKPEILDKLFQ is encoded by the exons ATGTCAGGGAGCGAAGAAGCACAAGCATCGAAAACGAACACAGATCCAAAAGACGAGTCGCTGAAGTTTGCCTTAGCGCTCTCTCTTCTCCGATCCAAGCTCCATCAAAACCAGCCTCCTCCGCCGTCAAATCTCTCCGACTCCGACGCTCTCCGGTGGAAGCGAAAG GCCAAGGAGCGAAAGCAAGAGATTCTTAGACTCAGAGAAGATCTCAAGGAAGCTGAAG ATGCATCGCAGTGCGATCTGTTCCCGAAAAGTGCTTCGTGCAAGTGCTATTTCTTTGATAATTTGGGGAAATTGAGCCCTAAGCGACTCGAAGTCGAAGATGGCTCTGATCGAAGATTCAACGACGTTCTTCGCCGGAGATTTTTCAGACAAG TTCGCTCCAAGGAAAGGAGAAGACGAACAAATGGATCAATTCAGCGACGCCAACTTTCAG ATTTGAACTCTGACGATGAAACCGAGCAGCTCAGGGCCTCGGTTGATTTTCTTGTGGAGCTTTGCGATACCGTTTCTAAT GTGGAGGAGTCTAGTTTTACTAACTGGGCACATCAAGCTGTGGACTTTATTTTAG CTTCATTGAAGAATCTATTACCTACTGGAAAGAACATGGAACTCATTGAAGGAATTGTAAGCAGCTTAATAATGCGTTTGGTTAGAAGGATGTGTTCCCCCTTGAAATTAGATG AGTCTCTAGACACTGACTCTGATGCCCAATTCTATGTTCAACACCTGATCCGTAAACTTGGAAGTGAAGCCTACATTGGACAACGTACAATACTTTCAGTTTCTCAAAGAATTTCTGTACTAGCTGAAAGTTTGCTTTTCTTAGATCCATTTGATGAGGCTTTTCCCAACATGCATGAATGTATGTTTACACT GATCCAGCTTATTGAGTTTCTGATATCGGACTACTTATTAATGTGGTCAAGGGATGAAGGTTTTGAACAGA TGCTGTTTGAGGAGTGGGTGGCATCGGTTCTCCACGCACGGAAAGCATTAGAACTTTTGGAAAGCAGAAATGGGCTTTATGTGCTTTACATTGATCGAGTCACTGGTGAATTGTCTAAACAAGTGAGCCAGTCTTCATCACTCCAGAAGCTCAAACCAGAAATTCTTGATAAACTGTTCCAATGA